A genomic region of Pseudomonadota bacterium contains the following coding sequences:
- a CDS encoding septation protein A — protein MNPYTRLLVEAGPLVAFFIANSRLGLIPGTVVLMVAMALAVGISWGLERRLPVMPLVGCAFVLVFGGLTVWLEDETFIKLKPTVVNLLFATVLLAGLVFRRNLLRLALGGILQLRDEGWNRLALRWAGFFLVLAGLNELAWRLFSTDTWVAFKTFGIMPLTMAFALAQTPLVLKYQIRTE, from the coding sequence ATGAATCCGTATACACGATTGCTGGTCGAGGCCGGCCCCCTGGTGGCCTTTTTTATCGCCAACTCCCGGCTGGGGCTGATTCCGGGAACGGTAGTTCTGATGGTGGCCATGGCTCTGGCTGTTGGTATTTCCTGGGGGCTGGAGCGCCGCTTGCCGGTCATGCCCCTGGTGGGCTGCGCCTTTGTCCTGGTCTTTGGTGGCCTGACAGTCTGGCTGGAGGACGAGACCTTTATCAAGCTCAAGCCCACCGTGGTCAACCTGCTGTTTGCCACTGTCCTGCTTGCGGGTCTGGTTTTCAGGCGCAACCTTCTCCGCCTCGCCCTGGGCGGGATCCTGCAGTTGCGGGATGAGGGCTGGAACCGGCTGGCCCTGCGCTGGGCCGGATTTTTCCTGGTGCTCGCCGGCCTGAACGAGCTGGCCTGGCGGCTGTTCTCCACCGACACCTGGGTAGCCTTCAAGACCTTCGGCATCATGCCCCTGACCATGGCCTTTGCCCTGGCCCAGACGCCGCTGGTCCTGAAATACCAGATCCGGACAGAGTGA